The following nucleotide sequence is from Candidatus Cloacimonadota bacterium.
TTTGCCTCATTCTCAGAATATTCAACTGTCTTTTCGATCGTTCATTATACAGCATGCAAATTATAAAATGGATATGAACAGGCAATAATCAACAGAAAGAGATTAAAAAAGAACAATACATGAACTAGAATAAACTAGGTTGAATTCTTTACTCCTAATATCTAAGCTTTTTATTGCTCTTCCCCACCTTGCACTTTTTGGTAATCGTTAAATAAGGTTTACCTTAACATTATGCTGAAGATGAGGTTCATCTCGGGATTAACCTTCCTTAATCTTATGGTAAGGCTTTGGCCAAGAGTCAAAAAAAATGCAGCTTTTTTAAGGCTGCATTTATTAGAAGAGGATCTATATTTAGTATCCCTGAGTTTGAGACACTAAATTGCTAAGCGATTTAAGTCTATTTTGAATATCATTCAGAATATCCGGTTCGGCTGTTAATGACCGAGCTGTATTAAGTTGATCTACAGCGTTACGGAAATACCTATTTGCATTTGCTTTTGCTGCATCGCGCTGTCTGGATAGAGTAGTCGCTTGTCTGCCAACAGCATCAGCCGCGAGTCTTTCCAAATCCGCAAAGCGGTTATATTCATTTGTTCCTTTAGATTGATTTATGGTAGCCATAATCACGTAGGATTGATACAAGCTTGGGTCTCTTTCAATAGTGGCATTAGCATTAGTTTCTGCCAAATCGTTATTGCCCATGGCAAGATAGATGCTTGCCAGATTGAGATAAGCCAGGGCATTATCGGGTTGAATGCGAATAAGCTGATTCATGGTTTCTATGGCTTTATTATTCATTTCTTGTTTGATGGTTTCATCTGTAGTTTCGCTTGCTTGATTGCGATACAAACTTACAACGTTTAAGTATGCTTGTGTGTTGTTGGGATTTAATCTTATCAAGCCTTCATAATTGGCAATTGCGTCTGCCATGCGTCCGCTACGTTGATAGGATACTGCAAGCCTTCTTGAGATAAGATCATTTTCTGGAAAGGTTTCATTGGCGCTTTCTAGATATGGCAAGGCATCGTTATAACGTCCCTGATCGTAAAGAAGAAATGCCAAACGTACTTTTACGCGAGGATTATCGTCATTCAAACTGAGGGCATTGTTCAATGCGTTTTCTGCACTTTCATAATCTTGCTCTTCAGCATATAGATTGCCAATCACCAACCACAGATCGGCATCATCTTTTGTTGCTGCTATTTTTTCCATTACACCAATCCGTTTCATTTTTTCGCCGGTTTTTTCATACATCTCGTTCATCATAACAAGCGTTTGATAGTGTTCAGGATTTAACTCAAGAGCTTTGTTGAAGTTAGTTTCTGCCAAACTATACTGTTCGGTTTTATAATATGTGGCGCCAAGATAGTAATAGGCGTCTATTTTTTCAGGATCTAAACCAATTGTTACTTTAAGTTGGTTCTCAGCCTCTTGGTAATTTCCTCCGGCATAGAAATTAGCAGCCACGTTAAAGATTTTTTCAACCTCATTTGTGATGAAGCGGTCTAGTTCTGCCATTAGATTTTTGTTCAAGCTTTCCCAACGTTGTTCTTTAATATTGGGGACATTGAAGTTTACTTGCCGAAGCTCATTTGTTCGAGCGCTATAGAACCTAAGAGAAAGAGTAAAAAGATCCGCTCTAAGAGAAGCTATATTCCCCAAAACAATAACATTGGCATCTGTAAGCTCGGCAAGCTCGTTCATTTCTTCCAGTTCCATATCATCAACATTTGGAATACCAAGAACCTCGAATTCATCGGCAACAAATTCCATGTCTAAAAGCTCGTATTGAGGGTAAGCGGAAAAAACATAGTCAAAATCGCGTACCGTGAGAATTTTTCGCACGTTCCTGCTTCTTGCATCCATGGTTTTAAGAGGCAAAATGGCTACTTTAGTTACCAAGCCACTATAGTTTTCAACAACTTGAGAAGGTTGAGGCATGCCTGTATTCACCGAACAAGCTGATATCAGCAAGAGGGTAACCATGGCAATCAGCAACAATCTGTTCATTAGATCCTCCAGGTTATGAATATTCATTATTTATCTTTCACAATGATTTTTGTTTGCTCTATCTGTCAAGAAAAAGCTTCAATACTAAGAATTGAACCTGAGCTCAAATTAATGATTTCACCCATCCCTTTTCTTACGATTAATGCGCCCTTCAAATCGATACCTAAGATCTCGGCTTCAAAAGGTTCTGTTCCCACATCAATCAAGGCTTTGCAGTTTTTCCCAAAAAGATTCTCATTACAATAGGTGATGTATGTAATCTCATGAGATAGCAAGCGAACATTTCTTTCTACTGCATCGATCAAACTGAAGCATAGCTGTTCATTCGATATGTTTGTATTGAGAATATTCTTCAAGCTAACAGCACCAAATTTTCCTAAGCTACTATCAATATCGTTATTTGTATTAAGACCAATTCCAATTGTATAGCGCCCAGGATGGCTTTTACACAAAACTCCACCTAATTTTTTGCCATCATAA
It contains:
- a CDS encoding tetratricopeptide repeat protein is translated as MNRLLLIAMVTLLLISACSVNTGMPQPSQVVENYSGLVTKVAILPLKTMDARSRNVRKILTVRDFDYVFSAYPQYELLDMEFVADEFEVLGIPNVDDMELEEMNELAELTDANVIVLGNIASLRADLFTLSLRFYSARTNELRQVNFNVPNIKEQRWESLNKNLMAELDRFITNEVEKIFNVAANFYAGGNYQEAENQLKVTIGLDPEKIDAYYYLGATYYKTEQYSLAETNFNKALELNPEHYQTLVMMNEMYEKTGEKMKRIGVMEKIAATKDDADLWLVIGNLYAEEQDYESAENALNNALSLNDDNPRVKVRLAFLLYDQGRYNDALPYLESANETFPENDLISRRLAVSYQRSGRMADAIANYEGLIRLNPNNTQAYLNVVSLYRNQASETTDETIKQEMNNKAIETMNQLIRIQPDNALAYLNLASIYLAMGNNDLAETNANATIERDPSLYQSYVIMATINQSKGTNEYNRFADLERLAADAVGRQATTLSRQRDAAKANANRYFRNAVDQLNTARSLTAEPDILNDIQNRLKSLSNLVSQTQGY
- a CDS encoding biotin--[acetyl-CoA-carboxylase] ligase, with translation MERSYFYYNVLDSTMLEYQRLREYNNGTICVRTDYQGDGVGRDNHNWLSPTGGLWFTFDIVFSGFVSSFGLYTGYCLHRELCRLFYPLADKLQIKWTNDIIYDGKKLGGVLCKSHPGRYTIGIGLNTNNDIDSSLGKFGAVSLKNILNTNISNEQLCFSLIDAVERNVRLLSHEITYITYCNENLFGKNCKALIDVGTEPFEAEILGIDLKGALIVRKGMGEIINLSSGSILSIEAFS